In Promicromonospora sp. Populi, one genomic interval encodes:
- a CDS encoding PspC domain-containing protein, producing MSTPTLSRPRQGRMIGGVCAAIARRFGWNPTLVRVVTVASILIPGPQVLAYIIGWIAIPNERQAA from the coding sequence ATGAGCACACCGACCCTCTCCCGTCCACGCCAGGGGCGCATGATCGGTGGCGTCTGCGCCGCCATCGCCCGCCGATTCGGCTGGAACCCGACGCTCGTGCGCGTGGTCACCGTCGCGTCCATCCTCATCCCGGGTCCGCAGGTCCTGGCCTACATCATCGGCTGGATCGCCATTCCGAACGAGCGCCAGGCGGCCTGA